The nucleotide sequence ggtctttaccgaaagctctaccttctaccgttcaaaaattcttgaagatcaaagttgcggaaaatgttctacaatcaacactaagtgactgataacagtgataacacaatttgaacactttccgcaactttgatcttcaagaatttttgaacggtagaaggtagagctttcggtaaagacccatttaaaaaaggataaaataacgaacgttttgctgtattaatatacctatgtgttcgttgaaaattttgagtaattctagttcaaagttcaatacttaccatccgcggttggtttttgcattgttttcgcaactttaaacttctacaacttttgaacggttgcatgtagagctttcgataaacgcccattttaaagacgatgaaattacgaacattttgatatattaaaatacctgtgtgttcactgaagattttgagtatttttagtttaaaattgacacatatagtatgaaaaaatcggttaatagaagtattcataaaatcgtcaatttttcgcgaaataacaaaaatttaacatcaatcgataggaaatttcattgtctttagcttgaaactacttaaaaattcacctgaacccgcgaacaatcgaaaaaattgcattttttactcgtaagattgtatacatacatacgctttgatgttgtttacatccgttgtgtcgaaccaaaatggcgtatgcgtatacttccctaatctagaactttagAGTAAATGAACGACTGAAATAATGaaagcattttattttttagctaAACGAAGACGTAGAAAAATGCAGTAGTGCGAATGAAAAAACCAAGAATATTTGGAAAGATTTCACTGATAAATTAAAGACTTCATTGGGTAGTTATAAAATTACCGTTGAAACTTCTAATCAAGACCAGTGCTCGAAATTCGAGAAATTAAGCGGAGAATTAGATTCTTCGGTGGAGGTGagtttgtacaaaaaatttctatcaagcCTTTTTCTCTGATGAATTTTATAAGAaataaatgacattttttttttcattttcagccaaTTCAGCAAGACCTGACCACACAGAAAACTCACATCATCAATACCGTTGACAACAGCTCGTCCAATCACGTCCAGTTCACCAACTCAACCTGCGAACAACTTGAAAAAGAACGTAATAAAATAAACGAACAATTGGATAGTATTTCTAGGAGCGTATCTCGACAGACGAAATTGGTCGACTCTTTTGTCAACCAGGAAGTGAAAAAAGATCTGCCAACGGGTAGGTTCCTGATGAATTTATTAAAGGTACTTTTGAACGAATGAATCTCTAAAATAGGCGATTGTTTTACTACAGGACAAACTCCAGAAAGACGTCATTGGCAGTTTCCGCAAGAACTCGCATGTATGTCTCCTCACGAGCGCTTAATTCAACGATTCAGGAAAGAAAGGCCTTACGATAGTTTCGATAGCGATGTAGGTTGATCTTTGTGGAAGTGACAAAATTCTGTAATCGAAGTTTATTTATACTTacgatttgtttttttcaacagtacGAAAGTAACGGTACTGGAGATAGAGACGCCGAAGACGATAAAACCTCCGAAGAAGACAGCAGCAGTCAAAACAGCTCGCCAAATGAAAATAATGGCATACGAAAATGTGAATCCAGCAGCGATATTTTAAACGGATTGAATAATACGATGGATAGTTCGACTCATAGCGATTGCAACAGTTCTGTTATCTCATCGATTAGTAAAAAGGTACAAATTTGTAGTGTAATTTCAATGCAAATAGTCAATTACTTATTCATCATCTACTTTATATTATTTCTTTGCAGAAGGGAATACCGAAAAAGAACAAAGCCAAGGCTTTATTCAAGAAACCATTATTGAGGTGAATCTGACAGTTATATCTTCACTTTTTTAACTGcaatatttttattcgtattttaaattatttttaactgTCGAATTaccattttataattttttattttatagctcaggatttttttctctctattttaATGATAATGTCTGTCTTATGTGTTGTAGCCGTTATTTTTTTACAGTATTAGTATGAGTGGATTATATTATTGTAATTTCGAGTCATTTATGCATTTAtgagaaaattcttgaaaatatatttatgttCATAACTTATTTCCAAATGAtctggaaaaattaattacataaaatttcgacgaaatttcctcaatttgagtataatatttttatgtttttgtttttgaattttttaatatcaactTACCTATTATTATTGAAACATAATATTGTCAAGAATTTGTATCATTTTCATGAGTGAACAGGATGAGATATTATTGTTGTGTATTATATAtgtattgagtaaaaaatgtttgcaaccACATTCAGTTTCTTCATTTCAATACCTATAGATACATACATTCACCAAAGTATTTACAGAATCTTTACATGCTTGGCCAAAGTAAATTAAATACGTTATGACGGAAAATTAAGCAATGGATGGACATCAACAGAATTTATTAAGtacaaaattgatcaagaacAATTGATGAATAATGTTGAATCATTTGATAATAAATTACGATATCATAGCGGAGAAATCTTTTAATAGGTCTACGTTTTGGGTCAATGGTGCAGCTTTATTTTCTAAATCACCTGTGTCTTGGCTTGATCGTCTCGAATTTCTTATTTGATTCACTGGAAACCAGCATACAATTTCAATGGCTTTTATCAATTCGAcaaatcgttaatttttgccaaaagtgttTCGAAGTTTCAATATGACAGAGCCAGAGGGGCAGATGGCACCCGGCAGCCAAGGCCAAGATGGGACGTGCTCAAACTGCAGTACTTTTTGCACCGTTGAattggtaacattttttaaCGCAAAACGATCCAGTGTTATCATTATCAATCATCTTGCCGTCAGTCAACTTACACCGGTAAGTTCCATTCTTCCATTAAATGAGCTTATACTCTCTTGGTTTATGACTTATCCTCATAGCTTCTTTTTCTAGAATAACCGGCATTACGAACGTATCATCGTAATAAAATTCAGTGGGCCTTGGTGTCGTAGTGGTGGAATTCATTGCAGCGCAGAATTCATCAATGTACAAAGAAACAGCTCTGGATACTTCTTCGTTTGGTATTCTCAAAGAAACGTGCAATTTCTGTTTGATAATTTGGATATCTTCGCTCAAAGTAAGGAATCCGGCCGCATACAAGTAAGAAAACAATAACGTATGAATTTTTTCGTCGAAACTTCGGAACAGCAACGATCCATTGACAATTGTACCCAATTCGGCTAATTCTTCTTCATTAAAATCTAGATCAGGAATTGAAATACTTCTACGAGCTCCTTCTATGAGTGATCTAAGTGTACAAGCGACATGATCGTTTTTCACCATCAAATTGAATAATAACTCCTGCAAAAACGTTCCACTCCAGACACAAGCCAGTTGTTTAGTTCTCAAGAATTCAGCTACTGATCGAGGATTTAGAAGTGAGTATTGATTTTCATTCATCTTGTACCCACCATACCAGTGGATGGCCTTTTCACTCAATTCAGATGGtaaattcatttgttgaaagATCTGCCGGACTACGTTTTCATCCAGTGCGAAGAATTCCGAAGGATTCAGCAAGTTGAACGGTTTCACGTATTTCGTGCTGTTGAAACATTTATGCTGCAGTACTTCGAAGACACCCGTGATGATACCTTTCTCCAAGAAATCATTGTCGATGAAAGTGTTCTGAAGCAGTTTGACTAACAAGTTAACTATTCTTTCTTTATCCTCGggttcgaattttgaatttgtgcCGAAGTGTACTTCATTTATAATCGTATCATAACCATCGATAaagatgaatgattttttatcattgtaTTTACACAGCATCCTGCTCAAGAAACGTAAAGATGTGATTATCATAGACTCGTTATAATGCGCGCTGGTCAACAGAGAGTTCATCAGTCTTCTAGGTTTCGAATTTGTAATCGCGTCTTTCAAGTACGAATGCTCTTGGTACGTTTTGTTGAACGCTTGTTCTATCTTACCCAGtagaatttcaatattttttcctttGCAGTCGCTCAAATCCAAATATATGACCGGATATTTACCTAGATACTTCGCGATGATGTGTTCGTAGTTCGAAATGAGTGGCGGGTTCTTCAACTCTTGACTGGAATTGGAATTAGTCGAGGAGATTTTACCTTGTGTGAAATATTTATACGATGGTCTTTCCGTCAACAAAGGGTACTCGatggatttgtttttcaatactTCGGTGTCTAGTTCGAAAAAGGTTTTCAGCATATGAAGACACGTGCTTTTTCCCCATTTTCTCGGGTAAGTGATCCTTATAAGAGGACGTCTCACTTTCAGTATTTCTTTTATTAGTAAACTTCTATCGATGTAAATATCGCTTTTATTGACGAATTCTAGGAAGGTACTGCTATCTGTGGATATGGGCGAGTCGACGTTGAGGAAATTTCGTTTTACGCATATTGTTGTTTTTGGATGACTCGAATCGTCAGCTGAACACGAGTGTAATATTTTCAACCATAATAGAATTACGAAGAGCATTAGCTATAAGAGTAGGTAAGTGTAGTAAAACTGACGGAAGTAAATTGACGTTTATATGATTGAGCAGACTTGAATGGTGTTTTTCATCGTGCTGTGTAGGGAATGATACAAAGTTAGATCaagtttttgagcaattttcttatgtttaaatttaaatatctaAAGATTGATCGGTGTACTTACGGGTATTGCTGAAATTTAGGATCGAATATGGAGCAGGGGGAGGAGTTTGAACGTAATGTGAAATGGTAATGTGCAAGTATGAAGCCAGTTATCTATTTATTCGTCTATCTATTAGGTAATTATTAAGGCATTTATGAGTTTCCTGAAGAGATAATGAACGAAACGAATTGAATGGGagaaaaattaagtaggtacttcttttCGCTAAAGATGATCATCTGTGATCAAAGTTTTTTATTTAGGCAATTTCATCTACACAAGTGTAATTATGTTGGGCTGTCCAAATGTTTGCAGGGGCTCTCCAAAGTTCGCAAGAAACTGCTTGCTCAATATTGCGCAgccgaattttaattttcaaagtccctccccccccccacatttgggtaaaaatgaaccgttgtagaaaatcaaaatggattaaaattttgcgagaagtacatacaagtaggtaagtatttcagcaaaaatgttttttgaacatctTTGAACAATTTCGACACCTAAAAtcgggtcatgatttttggaatttctgaaagtgttatgatacctacctatcaaaatgggttaaacgtaggaattgaaaatatttcaactaaaacgttttttaagcgtttttgaagaactttgagCCCCAAAATCGGgtaatgatttttgggatttttgaaaatgtgtcatGCAACTTATCAAAgtaagttaaaattttttgagaaattcaaatctttcgacgaaaatgaattttgagtaatttagagaattttgagccccaaaattGGGTTGTGATTTTCGGCATTTCTGAAActgtgtcatgcgacctatcaaaacgggttaaaattttttgagaaatttaaatttttcgacaaaaattaattttgagtaattttggagaGTTTTGAGCCCCAAAATAAGATTGTGATTttcggcatttttgaaaatgtgtaatgcgacctatcaaaatgggttaaaaatttttgagaaattcaaatattgcgacgaaaatgaactttgagtaatttagagaattttgagccccaaaattgggttgtgattttcgtttttttttgaaaatgtgccaTATGCAACTTATCaaagtaggttaaaatttttagagaaattcaGAGATTTCGACGATactaaattttgagtaatttgaagaattttgagccccaaaatCGGATTGTGATTttcggcatttttgaaaatggtaatgcgacctatcaaaatgggttaaaaatttttgagaaattcaaatattgcgacgaaaatgaacttttagtaatttagagaattttgagccccaaaattgggttgtgattttcgtttttttttgaaaatgtgtcatgcgacctatcaaaatgggttacatttttttgagaaattcaagtattttgacgaaaatgaattttgagtatttttgtagaatttttagctaattttgaacagttttgatgaattttggggCTATACTGAGATaatgattttcaggatttttttacaaaaaagtcatggCGATGGGTCATATAAAAAGGGTTTAGTGTATCCTAATTTTTTGgcttctttcgaaaattttatgtGCAAGATctcgaaaattttgacaaattttgacctCGAGATGttttagaactgctcaaaaaaagttttaatagaatttttcattatctgttgaaatttttaacccattttgaaaggttgcataacactttttccaaaaatcatgaccgaattttgggctcaaaattcttcaaaaatgctcaaaaaatattttcgttgtgTAAGGCGACTTTTTGAAGGATTTGAGCTCATGATGGAATCAtgattttggagattttttggaaaaggcGTCATGCGACCTATTAAAAtgattttggcagaaaactaaaaatttttatcaaagccttttaaacacgtttttggtaaaatttgagctcaaaatttctcatggtttcaagggaatttttgaaaaatgtgtcatgGGACCCATCacaataggttgaaattttgacagaaagtcagaaatttttatcaaaactttttttgagtcCAAATATGATCAtgattttggagatttttgtGGAAGAGGTGGCTTGCAACCtattaaaatgggttaaaattttgcgaaaaattgacatttcttgacaaaaatgtattttgagcatttttgaagaattttgagccaaaaattgaatgatgatttttgagaGAATTGAAAAAGTCGACATGGCCTCATgggacctatcaaaatggatcagtaggtaatttttagttttaaataatgcgataaaatttaaatgaaggACTTTGTAGTtccttttctttcattttttttcaagattttaatattttaatattcaaTCACAACATCAATAATAAGCTTACACTTGTTAAAATTAACCTAAAATACTTCAATACATTAAACATTTATCCTAATTTTGATATCTTTCTGGATGTTGACTGAGACTGACTGTATccatgtatacctacctattatctCATCAACTTGTGACTTTTCACAACTTCAACTCCTCGCAACTGCCAAACTTGCTCTTCCTTTCTTGAGAGACCGGCCGGCCACACGTCTCTAAAAGAACCCCAATCATGGCCATATAGATTCCTGCCTCATCCCTCATGCTATCGATATCTGTGCGGAATACTACTCAAATGCGACTCCAACTGCATGCTTACCATTTTATTGGGTACTTTCAAAGCTACATTTTCGGCATAAGGAAGCTCGTGCACATCGTATTGATTATTAGCAAACGTCAAGTATCCGGTTGCGAGTAGATAGGAATAAATAGCGGGAAGATGCTGCTCTTGTAACTTGTTCTCTTTGGGATTTTTATAAATAtcgtaaatttggtaaaaagctTCTTTACCGAAAGTTAAATCACCTCCGGATGCCAAAGTTACATTCCCACCGGCTAAAAGTGTCTTGATAATGCCTCGAAGTAACCCATGCTCCATCAAGTGCAGAAAAAATATATGAGGGTAGAAGCTAACTTTGAAATAGTTTTTAGTCATACGATATCTTTTGTACTGGACGAGGGCCTGCGGTggaaatatttccaaagtttTACCCAATCTGTACCCTCCGTACCATTCAATCCCCAGGTTACGTTTCTGTAGGGAAATTCGTATATAGTCGAAAATCTTATCGGCGATGTATCTGCTGATACCGAAGAATTCGTACGAATCGTCGGTCAAGAAATTATGTACCGAGGTGGTCACCGAGCAATCTTCGAAAAGGAGTTCTTGAGCGAATTCGAAAATACCCATGAATACGGATTTCTCGACGGATCCTTGTTCGAAGGTTATTCTCATGAAATCTTTCAAGAACTGAATAGTCAACTGTTTCTCGACCGACTCTATTTTTTCGTTGTAGAAAGCCACGATCAGTGGAAAATCATAGTCGTCTATCAGCAGCATGacagaatgattgaaaaactcgGCCAGCGATTTGCTGAGAAAAACGATACTCCATTTTAAATCCTCGAACGAAGCTTTCATATCTAGATACTTGGTGAAGTTCAGTCTCATTTGCGAAGCATCGTGTTTCCGATCCAAAGTACTGTTCGGATTATCATGAATATTACTGTACCAatccaataagtaggtatgctcGGCAAATGTGTGCTTGATGGCTTCGGAAAAAAGTTGCCTGAATTGCGCGCAATTTGTAAAAGTTATGCTGGTCAGTTTCAAACTGATCACTGGTACTTGACCTTGATATCGATCCATGAAATTTATATAGTTCGAGATGAGTAAAGGTCGCGAGAACAATTTGTAATGACCGTTGTGAACGTATTCGCCGTTTCGAAATAAATACATGTTTGACGTGATATTTACATCTGTTTCAGGTTCGAATTCAATTTCGTAAAAGGCTCTGATCATCtttaaattcaaagttttaccaaatgTTCGAGGACAGTGGAAGATGACGATGGTTGCATCCTCGTCGTAGATTTGTTTTATTAGCAAGCTGTTATCGATGAATAATCCGGTATTTTCAACAAATCGCGAAAAGTTACTGCTAGGATGGCATTTGAATATGCCGAAATCGTTCTGAACGGTGGTCTTTTGGACTAGCATCGTTCGGATTTCTCGACTGGTGATGGCGGTGATCAGGAGTGAGTTTACCAAGATGATTAGGGTGGTTTTCGGGTGAGTCATGGTTCCAGATCGACATTACATACGCCAGCTGTAATGATAGAAATTTATATTATTAGTTTTTGGTTGTTCGAGTTGAAAGTATCTGatgtaagtactaagtaggtaatgtaacctaacaagggaacttctCGAAATATCCCTCTCTAATTTGATGTGCACAAGGATTGTGATTTTCGGAAAGAGTATAAATGATTTCTAAAACTTTCGTAATCCAAATTTctgctgctcaaattgatttttcaattttttatgaatttttaaaaatttaaaattgaccgtttttgacaattcatgcttgaaaaacaaaaaaaaccgcaGGTATTCCGGAAAAGTAACAGAAATTTAGCCTGAAACTAAAGTAAAATCAACTTCCTCGAATCGTATGCACTATTTTtggtcattctgaagcctccagctcgattttcgatttctctaaAAGACGTGGATTTTCGGACATTGGTCTAGAATCTCAGGCCcgattttgatttctccagaaggtgtgaaaattgatttgggctGTTCTGTCAGAACCATTCAACGAGTTCATCCACATAAATGACTCGATttctttgaaggaaatttcaattgcctttttttaaaaaccagagtaggaaaagaatgaaaaaaattttaaaaactaatttttaaaaaataaaaattgaaaaaaaaacaaaaaaagttgaaaaaattagagtattttttttttaaattaaaaaaaaagagtaggtatttAAGGgaaatttcttttgttttgcacGAATGGCATTGTTCGGCCTAAAACCAATCTTCTTAATTCGAATGTcactattttgagcagttctgaagcctccagtacgATTTTCGATCtttgctgaattttaaaatttcttcaaaaggcGTGAAAAGTGATTTCGGCGGTTGAAAATCGTGTTGTAGCGTGATGATTTGATTATAAAATGTTTATGCAACGATGGTGAATGATATTGTGCTTTgatttctattgtttttttggtttacaattgaattttttccctcaactTTTCCTGAAGTTTTTGGTGATgattcagaattaatttttccaaacgaAACTGTATCACTTCTTTGCCAATAATTTGTCAAGAAGTCTCGTAGTTtcctaaaattgtaaaagtctcgatttttagtgaaatcgctagaaaatctcactttttagttttctccaaaaattaattttccaaaagttgagatttttaccaagaattaccaaaatgtcccgatttttaaatcattcaatttttttgacaaaaaattacttaaaagtctcgctttttttacgaaaatttccaGCAAGTATCACTTTTGCtaaatttatcataaaaaattccatgtttttagaaaaatatcaaaaaaatttcgttgtcaccaaaaatttttgagaagccctgccttttgctaaaattattgtcgaagtcttattttctgtcaaattgtctaaatttccaaaaagtctctttttttgccaaaaactgttgaaaattgtatttttgtttcttcaaaaaattttcaaaaagtctcactgatttccaaaaattgttcttagttgcttttttttgtatcagaaattgctaaaaaaaaaagcccttttttaaaactaaaattagCTAAAGTTTCacgttttcccaaaaattcaaagattttactttttggctcaatattgccaaaaaatctcacctttttcatcaacaaagttgcaaaattaagttttttgacaaaaattttgcgaaactttttttttttttactaaaattggcTTAAGTCTCGCGTTCtgccaaaaattacgaaattcttATTTTGTGGCTCtaaactgccaaaaaaatctcgccttttccatcaaaaagtcgaaaaattgacttttttttaaaacaaaaattgcgaaaaagtaatcacttttttgccacCGATTGTCGAAATGTCcggctttttgctaaaattgaacaTGTTTTAttgagtttcattttcatattttaattgaaaacaaaaagttctagttttttcgtgtatttttttctgcattgaatttgaaatgttttgtccattttttggtcactttttttggttactttcgagcttttttggttactaaagtaattttttttagaaagaaaaaagagtACTAGCCTTGtaattataatgattttttttctctcaaaacaaGATTTGGTTACCTACTCAGTTTCCTACTTAtgcaataaaaattcgttcaacagGTTCAACTCGATAATTGTCTCAATTAATGTTTTCATCACGtgagtacctataggtaatttcAGATCTACTTATCGAAAATCTTTTCTCTGCTGCTGTGAATGAGAAACGCTCCATGGGAAATTGTTTGATTCACAAAATGTCAATATTTgtgaatcaaaataaaaatatacctatcaaGAAATTATCCTGGAATTATAAATGTCACGAGCTGTGATTTAATTTCATCGTATgaacgagtacctacctatgtcttTCAATGAGTGTACTACGCTAATGATTAGAAATTTCTATAAATCTCAATTCAATCTAATCTCAAATGTCCTTTTAACATTGACATTGATTACGTAAGTGGATACATTTAAATGTAGGAAGATTTAAATTAGCAAGATTATGAAATAGGCaagatgatgaataaaatagtcattcattttcagtgattagaaattttatatttttaattaggtacgaTAAATAACGATTACAAATCAAAACTAaaagtattaggtaggtatacctattcgtataaaatactgaaaaactTCCATTTCACCGGTTTTCACGACCTGGCGGTTTCTGTCGTCGTTTCGTTTATATTTTCAGGCATCTCGATTCCGATAACTTTCGCTGGAACAGCATCGTCAGCTTTGGTTATCTCGTTAGTATCGTAAATTTCATTCATTACGGTAACATTTTTATCCGGAGAAATAGCCATACCGATAAAATTCACCGTTTTGATGGTTGTAAAATTCGCGAACACTTTCGTATACtcttgagctttttgaaaagCTCGTTGAGGCGATATGGCATTATAGTCTATTTGTAAAACAGCAGCTCGTCCATCTTTACCCATAATCGTATCTGTTTCTTTGCGTATCAAAGCGAAATAATTGAACTGGAAACGCATCCTGAACGATAGGCATTTACGTATGGTTCCTTGTATCGTCTCATTGTAGGCAATATCAGTCACATTATAGGGTACCTTCGAAAAAAACTCTCTGGTATGTTTGATGATCTGATTACGACCAGTTTTATTCTGTATGAAGCTATCAATACTTTGACACCAAGTCAGCATCTGACAATCGGGTATCTTCAATTGATAGGTATAAAAATCAGTCAATCGTTTCCACCATTCTGTGGTCACCTCGTTATTGGGAAATCTCAAAGCGCTGACGATGACTCCGGATCCGGTACGGTCGTAAGATTGGCCGCCGTAAGTCAGGAATCCGCGAGCGCAAAGGTATTTGAGTACGAGTTCTCGAATCGTGGTCTCGCTCAATTTACTGTTTTTCAAATCGAAGAAGATCTCTCTGAGTTGCAGTAGCTCCTCTGTGGTGAAATACAAGTAATCGAATCTGACCGGGTAGTTGGGTACGAAGAATAATTGTTCGATGATATCTCGTATAGGTTTATATTGAACTAAACTAGCTAAAAAATGACTTGCGCCAGCCATTACCCAATAATTGTGTATCAATTCGTAAATGATGAAGTTGGTGATGGACCATGGGTTGAAGATGGTT is from Planococcus citri chromosome 1, ihPlaCitr1.1, whole genome shotgun sequence and encodes:
- the LOC135849765 gene encoding uncharacterized protein LOC135849765; the encoded protein is MLFVILLWLKILHSCSADDSSHPKTTICVKRNFLNVDSPISTDSSTFLEFVNKSDIYIDRSLLIKEILKVRRPLIRITYPRKWGKSTCLHMLKTFFELDTEVLKNKSIEYPLLTERPSYKYFTQGKISSTNSNSSQELKNPPLISNYEHIIAKYLGKYPVIYLDLSDCKGKNIEILLGKIEQAFNKTYQEHSYLKDAITNSKPRRLMNSLLTSAHYNESMIITSLRFLSRMLCKYNDKKSFIFIDGYDTIINEVHFGTNSKFEPEDKERIVNLLVKLLQNTFIDNDFLEKGIITGVFEVLQHKCFNSTKYVKPFNLLNPSEFFALDENVVRQIFQQMNLPSELSEKAIHWYGGYKMNENQYSLLNPRSVAEFLRTKQLACVWSGTFLQELLFNLMVKNDHVACTLRSLIEGARRSISIPDLDFNEEELAELGTIVNGSLLFRSFDEKIHTLLFSYLYAAGFLTLSEDIQIIKQKLHVSLRIPNEEVSRAVSLYIDEFCAAMNSTTTTPRPTEFYYDDTFVMPVILEKEAMRISHKPREYKLI